The following are encoded in a window of Castanea sativa cultivar Marrone di Chiusa Pesio chromosome 9, ASM4071231v1 genomic DNA:
- the LOC142611031 gene encoding protein LITTLE ZIPPER 4-like, with translation MDRLNSKLYLQNCYIMKENEKLRKKAQLLNQENQALLSELKQKLTKGSNPKNNAPNNNIPDLNLNSSSNANPSSSSN, from the coding sequence ATGGATAGGCTGAACTCAAAGCTGTACTTGCAGAACTGTTACATAATGAAAGAGAATGAGAAGCTAAGGAAGAAAGCACAGCTTCTTAACCAAGAGAATCAAGCACTGCTCTCGGAGCTCAAACAGAAGCTGACCAAgggatcaaacccaaaaaacaatGCTCCAAACAATAACATTCCTGACCTCaatctcaactccagctcaaatgCAAATCCTTCCAGTTCCAGCAACTGA